The following proteins come from a genomic window of Coffea arabica cultivar ET-39 chromosome 11c, Coffea Arabica ET-39 HiFi, whole genome shotgun sequence:
- the LOC113716207 gene encoding uncharacterized protein has protein sequence MSPQGNGEEVKDKTFGTWGYLAASSSLTTGSHPQLSSNNRDSDHQRPFISQLLVELTEGKMANDEVVSLLVMVDKLIFILHKILNIKILQAKLFIEKVGEVIRVLEMEGPPTLPDQLLEDVAPLALPIRDFVRRTGLLDLPSIGEYAMNFHDGWGRKLPKEVRELVEQMGLNENKLEKFLGESDFYNYWEDLRHNVALLPCREAVRDLLQSCRELKDAMNFFREVGTESAFLSQHLKFLLSFAELCERSNEWHCRQFVKGIMDVANEALDALECAEKYGLGSAMSKFEGCELWSFESYEFASAEKEYCIEKTAKKFLDGKNGKRLVLLETLGMLHSFTEEIDMTRGKLGREDPQSHNASFGRNGFPSLSMICEKFARGDLPSLPITYYLRAFPLIERRRRRRVNSFLKNADT, from the exons ATGTCCCCTCAAGGAAATGGAGAAGAAGTCAAGGACAAGACTTTTGGCACTTGGGGCTACTTGGCTGCTTCATCTTCGTTGACCACAGGTTCTCATCCCCAGCTTTCCTCTAACAATCGTGATTCCGATCATCAAAGGCCCTTTATTTCTCAGCTGCTG GTAGAATTGACAGAGGGAAAGATGGCTAATGATGAAGTTGTTAGTCTGTTGGTGATGGTGGACAAATTAATTTTTATCCTGCACAAAATACTGAATATAAAGATATTGCAAGCCAAGTTATTTATTGAAAAAGTTGGTGAGGTCATCAGAGTATTGGAAATGGAAGGACCCCCAACTTTGCCGGACCAATTACTAGAAGATGTTGCACCTCTTGCGCTGCCTATAAGAGATTTTGTTCGGAGAACTGGGCTACTAGATTTACCGTCAATTGGTGAGTATGCAATGAACTTTCATGACGGCTGGGGAAGAAAATTACCAAAAGAAGTGCGAGAATTGGTGGAACAGATGGGTTTAAATGAGAATAAGCTGGAGAAATTTCTTGGTGAATCTGACTTCTACAACTACTGGGAAGATTTACGCCACAATGTAGCCTTACTACCTTGTCGTGAGGCGGTGAGGGATCTGCTTCAGTCTTGTCGAGAACTCAAAGACGCTATGAACTTTTTCCGTGAAGTGGGTACTGAGTCAGCTTTTCTCAGCCAACATCTAAAGTTCTTGCTGAGCTTTGCTGAGCTGTGCGAGCGTTCTAATGAATGGCATTGTCGCCAATTTGtgaaaggtatcatggatgttgCTAACGAAGCTCTTGATGCGCTGGAATGTGCAGAAAAATATGGTCTTGGGTCAGCAATGTCGAAATTTGAAGGATGTGAGCTATGGAGTTTTGAATCATATGAATTTGCTTCAGCTGAAAAGGAATACTGTATCGAGAAGACGGCCAAGAAATTTCTTGATGGGAAAAATGGCAAGCGATTAGTTTTGTTGGAGACTTTAGGAATGCTCCATTCCTTCACAGAAGAGATCGATATGACTCGTGGGAAACTTGGCAGGGAAGATCCTCAATCGCATAACGCTTCATTTGGAAGAAATGGTTTTCCTTCACTGTCTATGATTTGCGAAAAATTTGCTAGAGGAGATCTTCCTTCACTGCCTATCACATATTATCTACGTGCTTTTCCTTTAATTgaacgaagaagaagaagaagagttaaTAGTTTTCTAAAGAATGCAGATACATAG
- the LOC113716092 gene encoding uncharacterized protein yields the protein MADDEIVSLVKQVDKLVIILHKLLNIKTLQAKLVIEKIGEVIGVLEMEGPPTLPDQLEKDIATLALPIGDFVQRTELLNSSSNGEYMMNIHQCWGRKLSSEVRELVEQIGLNENKLEKFLDESDYYNSWKDLRHNLALLPYRVAVRDLLQSCRELRDAVNFFHEVGTESAFLCQHLKFLLSFAELGERSNEWRCRQFVKGIRDVANEALGALNCADKYSRYVMAKYYQTDRCASAKCVPAHSSHLRMVKTTISSDDDEQAKRFFYGKHGKRFVLLETLRLLHSFAVEIDTTGGKLGREDPQSHNASSGRNGFPSLSMIREKFAREDLPSLPSTYYLRAFPLIEARKRRRVSSSDTRPDKQVNYLRAFRGKRRVISIRSGDNSECVWIVSYLKYFYCSTFCDVMYVR from the coding sequence ATGGCTGATGATGAAATTGTTAGTCTGGTGAAGCAGGTGGACAAATTAGTTATTATCCTACACAAACTACTGAATATAAAGACATTGCAAGCTAAGTTAGTTATTGAAAAAATTGGTGAGGTCATCGGAGTATTGGAAATGGAAGGACCCCCAACTTTGCCGGACCAATTAGAAAAAGATATTGCAACTCTTGCGCTGCCTATAGGAGATTTTGTTCAGAGAACTGAGCTACTAAATTCATCGTCAAATGGTGAGTATATGATGAACATTCATCAGTGCTGGGGACGAAAATTATCAAGTGAAGTGCGAGAATTAGTAGAACAGATTGGTTTAAATGAGAATAAGCTGGAGAAATTTCTTGATGAATCTGACTACTACAACTCCTGGAAAGATTTACGCCACAATTTAGCCTTGCTACCTTATCGTGTGGCGGTGAGGGATCTGCTCCAGTCTTGTCGAGAACTCAGAGACGCCGTGAACTTTTTTCATGAAGTGGGTACTGAATCAGCTTTTCTCTGCCAACATCTAAAGTTCTTGCTGAGCTTTGCTGAGCTGGGCGAGCGTTCTAATGAATGGCGTTGTCGCCAATTTGTGAAAGGCATCAGGGATGTTGCTAACGAAGCTCTTGGTGCGCTGAACTGTGCAGACAAATATAGTCGTTACGTAATGGCGAAGTATTATCAAACAGACAGATGTGCTTCAGCTAAATGCGTACCGGCGCATAGTTCCCATTTGAGGATGGTCAAGACGACAATTAGTTCTGACGATGACGAGCAAGCCAAGAGATTTTTTTATGGGAAACATGGCAAGCGATTTGTTTTGTTGGAGACTTTAAGATTGCTTCATTCCTTCGCAGTAGAGATTGATACGACTGGTGGGAAACTTGGCAGGGAAGATCCTCAATCACATAACGCTTCATCTGGAAGAAATGGTTTTCCTTCACTGTCTATGATTCGTGAGAAGTTTGCTAGAGAAGATCTTCCTTCACTGCCTAGCACGTATTATCTACGTGCTTTTCCCTTAATTGaagcaagaaaaagaagaagagttaGTAGTAGTGATACCAGGCCTGACAAACAGGTTAATTATCTACGTGCTtttagaggaaaaagaagagttaTTAGTATTAGGTCTGGTGATAAtagtgagtgtgtttggattgtaagttatttgaaatatttttactgtagcactttttgtgatgtgatgtatgtgagataa